In the Drosophila biarmipes strain raj3 chromosome X, RU_DBia_V1.1, whole genome shotgun sequence genome, one interval contains:
- the LOC108025904 gene encoding TIP41-like protein isoform X2, protein MSNECIVPRLPVDSEAIQFHGWSISYEKSHILKSSCKLGTTEVCPKEAADRCDLCHYQYSLELPHLPDMVFHKNQLVLKHKDGAVLEFRPMEALALVSNGKQPLEVACAQEWRETRPEQTMEEKFKPFDWTFTSTYQGTMNDKVRSESTDQTLNKFKLMQRENIIFYHDLTLFEDELHDHGISVMSVRIRVMPSGFFILLRHFLRVDDVLIRMHDTRFHYEIENDFILKEYIHREAPCSELQNSVAFWTNPDEMQNFLPVKSKQMHKLFFK, encoded by the exons ATGTCGAACGAG TGCATTGTGCCCCGGCTGCCGGTGGACAGTGAGGCGATCCAGTTCCATGGCTGGTCCATCAGCTACGAGAAGTCGCACATCCTGAAGAGCAGCTGCAAGCTGGGCACCACCGAGGTCTGCCCCAAGGAGGCCGCCGACCGCTGCGACCTCTGCCACTACCAGTACTCCCTGGAGCTGCCCCACCTGCCCGACATGGTGTTCCACAAGAATCAGCTGGTGCTCAAGCACAAGGACGGCGCCGTCCTCGAGTTCCGCCCCATGGAGGCGCTGGCCCTGGTGTCCAACGGCAAGCAGCCACTGGAGGTGGCCTGCGCGCAGGAGTGGCGCGAAACGCG TCCCGAGCAGACGATGGAGGAGAAGTTCAAGCCCTTCGACTGGACATTCACCTCCACCTACCAGGGCACCATGAACGACAAGGTGCGCTCGGAGAGCACAGATCAGACACTCAACAAGTTCAAGCTGATGCAGCGCGAGAACATCATATTCTACCATGATCTTACCCTCTTCGAGGACGAGCTGCACGACCATGGCATCTCGGTGATGAGCGTGCGCATC CGCGTGATGCCCTCTGGTTTCTTTATACTTCTGCGCCATTTCCTGCGTGTGGACGACGTGCTCATCCGTATGCACGACACGCGCTTCCACTACGAGATCGAGAACGACTTTATACTGAAGGAGTACATCCACCGCGAGGCGCCCTGCTCAGAGCTCCAGAACTCCGTGGCCTTTTGGACCAACCCAGATGAGATGCAGAACTTTCTGCCCGTGAAGAGCAAGCAGATGCACAAGCTCTTCTTCAAGTAG
- the LOC108025903 gene encoding annexin B10, which translates to MDYEPVPTVKNASPFDASQDAQVLRAAMKGFGTDEQEIIDILAGRSNQQRQMIKAVYEAEFERDLVDDLKDELGGKFEDVIVGLMMPPVEYLCKQLHAAMAGIGTEEATLVEILCTKSNEEMAEIVAAYEERYQRPLAEQMCSETSGFFRRLLTLIVTGVRDGLKTPVNADEAKEQAAQLYSAGEAKLGTDEEVFNRIMSHASFPQLRLVFEEYKELSGQTIEQAIKHEMSDELHEAMMAIVECVQSPAAFFANRLYKAMNGAGTDDATLIRIIVSRSEIDLETIKQEFERIYNRTLHSAVVAENSGDYKRALTALLGTA; encoded by the exons ATGGACTACGAG CCCGTGCCCACGGTGAAAAACGCCAGCCCCTTCGACGCCTCGCAGGACGCCCAGGTGCTGCGGGCGGCGATGAAGGGATTCGGCACCGATGAGCAGGAGATCATCGACATCCTCGCCGGCCGGAGCAACCAGCAGAGGCAAATGATCAAGGCTGTCTACGAGGCGGAATTCGAGCGGGACCTGGTCGACGACCTCAAGGACGAGCTGGGCGGCAAGTTCGAGGACGTGATCGTGGGCCTGATGATGCCGCCGGTGGAGTACCTGTGCAAGCAGCTGCACGCCGCCATGGCCGGCATCGGCACCGAGGAGGCGACGCTCGTGGAGATCCTGTGCACCAAGAGCAACGAGGAGATGGCCGAGATTGTGGCTGCCTACGAGGAGCGCTACCAGCGCCCGTTGGCGGAGCAGATGTGCAGCGAGACGTCCGGTTTCTTCCGCCGCCTGCTTACGTTGATTGTGACCGGAGTGCGCGACGGTCTGAAGACACCCGTCAATGCCGACGAGGCCAAGGAGCAGGCCGCCCAGCTGTACTCCGCCGGCGAGGCCAAGCTGGGCACAGACGAGGAGGTCTTCAACCGGATCATGTCGCACGCCAGCTTCCCGCAGCTGCGACTCGTCTTCGAGGAGTACAAGGAGCTCTCCGGCCAGACCATCGAGCAGGCCATCAAGCACGAGATGTCCGACGAGCTGCACGAGGCCATGATGGCCATAG TTGAGTGCGTCCAGTCGCCGGCGGCCTTCTTCGCCAACCGCCTGTACAAGGCCATGAACGGAGCCGGCACCGACGACGCCACCCTCATCCGGATCATCGTCAGTCGCTCCGAGATCGACCTGGAGACGATCAAGCAGGAGTTCGAGCGGATCTACAACCGGACGCTGCACAGCGCCGTGGTG GCGGAGAACTCTGGCGACTACAAGCGGGCCCTGACCGCTCTACTGGGAACCGCCTAA
- the LOC108025904 gene encoding TIP41-like protein isoform X1 has translation MSNEQCIVPRLPVDSEAIQFHGWSISYEKSHILKSSCKLGTTEVCPKEAADRCDLCHYQYSLELPHLPDMVFHKNQLVLKHKDGAVLEFRPMEALALVSNGKQPLEVACAQEWRETRPEQTMEEKFKPFDWTFTSTYQGTMNDKVRSESTDQTLNKFKLMQRENIIFYHDLTLFEDELHDHGISVMSVRIRVMPSGFFILLRHFLRVDDVLIRMHDTRFHYEIENDFILKEYIHREAPCSELQNSVAFWTNPDEMQNFLPVKSKQMHKLFFK, from the exons ATGTCGAACGAG CAGTGCATTGTGCCCCGGCTGCCGGTGGACAGTGAGGCGATCCAGTTCCATGGCTGGTCCATCAGCTACGAGAAGTCGCACATCCTGAAGAGCAGCTGCAAGCTGGGCACCACCGAGGTCTGCCCCAAGGAGGCCGCCGACCGCTGCGACCTCTGCCACTACCAGTACTCCCTGGAGCTGCCCCACCTGCCCGACATGGTGTTCCACAAGAATCAGCTGGTGCTCAAGCACAAGGACGGCGCCGTCCTCGAGTTCCGCCCCATGGAGGCGCTGGCCCTGGTGTCCAACGGCAAGCAGCCACTGGAGGTGGCCTGCGCGCAGGAGTGGCGCGAAACGCG TCCCGAGCAGACGATGGAGGAGAAGTTCAAGCCCTTCGACTGGACATTCACCTCCACCTACCAGGGCACCATGAACGACAAGGTGCGCTCGGAGAGCACAGATCAGACACTCAACAAGTTCAAGCTGATGCAGCGCGAGAACATCATATTCTACCATGATCTTACCCTCTTCGAGGACGAGCTGCACGACCATGGCATCTCGGTGATGAGCGTGCGCATC CGCGTGATGCCCTCTGGTTTCTTTATACTTCTGCGCCATTTCCTGCGTGTGGACGACGTGCTCATCCGTATGCACGACACGCGCTTCCACTACGAGATCGAGAACGACTTTATACTGAAGGAGTACATCCACCGCGAGGCGCCCTGCTCAGAGCTCCAGAACTCCGTGGCCTTTTGGACCAACCCAGATGAGATGCAGAACTTTCTGCCCGTGAAGAGCAAGCAGATGCACAAGCTCTTCTTCAAGTAG